In Streptomyces sp. 71268, the DNA window CCGCGGCGTGCTCGTGGCCGCGCAGCGCGATGAGGCCGAGGAGTTGGAGGACGGCGAACAGGCCGACGAGGACGACCGAGGCGATGTACGCGGCGCGCCGGCCGCTGGACTGCCGTAGCCCGTTGCGCAGCAGCGACAGCTTCAGCGCGGCGAAGACCTGGACGAGCACGGCGACCGAGGCCGGCGCGGGGGCCGCGAAACCAGCCCCGGCCAGGCGGCCCGCCGTCCCTTCACCGTCCGCCGGAGGGATGGAGGGTCGCGGGGCGGCAGGCTGTGGCACAGCGGGCCGCGCCACGGAGGGGCTCCCGGCTTCCAGCGGGCGCCGCGGCTGCCCCGGCGATGGGTAGATCATCGGGCGCCGCCCAACCAGTCGAGGTCGTGGCCCTGCTGACGGTCGTTCGCGCCCACCAGCTCCAGGAACGCGTCCTGCAACGTGGGCGCGGCGCCCCGTACCTCGGCCAGCGGGCCGTGGGCGCGGATGGTCGCGCCGGCCATCACCGCCACCCAGTCGCACAGCGACTCCACCAGCTCCATCACGTGGCTGGAGAAGACGACGGTGGCGCCCGAGGCCGTGTAACGCTCCAGGACGCCCCGGATGGTCTGCGCGGAGACCGGGTCCACGCCCTCGAACGGCTCGTCCAGGAAGAGCACCTCGGGGTTGTGCAGCAGCGCCGCCGCGAGCCCGATCTTCTTGCGCATGCCGGTCGAGTAGTCGACCACCAGCTTGTGCTGCGCCCCGGCCAGGTCGAGCACGCCCAGGAGCTGGGTGGCGCGGCTGTCGACCTCGTCGCCGTCCAGGCCGCGCAGCCGGCCGGTGTACGCGAGGAGTTCGCGCCCCGACAGCCGCTCGAACAGCCGCAGCCCCTCGGGCAACACCCCGATCCGGGCCTTGACGGCGACCGGGTCACGCCACACGTCGTGCCCGGCGATCTCCACCTGGCCGAGGTCGGGCCGGAGCAGGCCGGTGATCATCGACAGGGTGGTGGTCTTGCCGGCGCCGTTCGGGCCGACGAGGCCGACGAACTGCCCGGCGGGGAGTTCGAGGTCGATGCCGGCGACGGCCACCTGCTCCCCGAACCGCTTCCAGAGCCCGGACACGCGCACCGCGGGCGGCCGCTCGGCG includes these proteins:
- a CDS encoding ABC transporter ATP-binding protein, giving the protein MRVSGLWKRFGEQVAVAGIDLELPAGQFVGLVGPNGAGKTTTLSMITGLLRPDLGQVEIAGHDVWRDPVAVKARIGVLPEGLRLFERLSGRELLAYTGRLRGLDGDEVDSRATQLLGVLDLAGAQHKLVVDYSTGMRKKIGLAAALLHNPEVLFLDEPFEGVDPVSAQTIRGVLERYTASGATVVFSSHVMELVESLCDWVAVMAGATIRAHGPLAEVRGAAPTLQDAFLELVGANDRQQGHDLDWLGGAR